The Desulfonatronum sp. SC1 genome has a window encoding:
- a CDS encoding ABC transporter substrate-binding protein, translated as MAKGSRFGVLAGLLAALVLCLTLSGPAWAEKTLVNGIDFGFPPFGFVDTQGNPAGFDVDSVNWIAEQMGFTVRHQPMDWDGIIPALNTNRIDFIASGMSITEERMKVVNFTIPYYEVTQVLVANEAEETSFEEMFTTGKKIGVQRGTNTHTLLIDKAKEPGMNFEIVAYDSTDLSMQDLPIGRIHASAMDSSIAREMKKGRAFKTIGTFDVPADGYGYAVRKADTELLNTLNEGLKKLMADPYWVELKQKWELE; from the coding sequence ATGGCTAAGGGATCGCGTTTCGGCGTTTTGGCGGGACTTTTAGCGGCACTGGTGCTTTGCCTGACCCTCAGTGGACCGGCCTGGGCCGAGAAGACACTGGTCAACGGCATCGACTTCGGCTTTCCGCCCTTCGGCTTCGTGGACACCCAAGGCAACCCGGCCGGCTTTGACGTGGACTCCGTCAACTGGATCGCCGAGCAGATGGGTTTCACCGTGCGGCACCAGCCCATGGACTGGGACGGAATCATCCCGGCCCTGAACACCAACCGCATCGACTTCATCGCCTCGGGCATGAGCATCACCGAAGAGCGGATGAAGGTCGTCAACTTTACCATCCCTTACTACGAAGTCACCCAGGTTCTGGTGGCCAACGAAGCCGAGGAGACTTCATTTGAAGAGATGTTCACCACCGGCAAGAAGATCGGCGTGCAGCGGGGCACCAATACCCACACCCTGCTCATTGACAAGGCCAAGGAGCCGGGCATGAACTTCGAAATCGTGGCCTACGACTCCACGGACCTGTCCATGCAGGACCTGCCCATCGGACGCATTCACGCCTCGGCCATGGACAGCTCCATTGCCCGTGAAATGAAAAAGGGCCGGGCCTTCAAGACCATCGGCACCTTCGACGTCCCCGCGGACGGCTACGGTTACGCGGTACGCAAGGCAGATACCGAACTGCTGAACACGCTCAACGAAGGCCTGAAGAAGCTGATGGCTGATCCGTACTGGGTCGAGCTGAAGCAGAAATGGGAACTTGAGTAA
- a CDS encoding amino acid ABC transporter permease, translating into MDFAKIMPVLWESLPYILGGITWTLTLVFGAMLLGLCLGIPLAVGQVYGSKTIRRLAGLYVWLFRGVPILVQLYLFYFGILAYLSRLPLLSGLGLDSAFLAALVVLSLTSAAYQSQIFRGSIQSLPEGQLKAARALGMTDGQAIRSIVLPQALRLSIPGWSNEYSILLKDSALAFAIGVMEIMSRTRTVAALTHEPLPFALVAGVLFYILTHLGVRALKTLERKVRIPGYARQGSMS; encoded by the coding sequence ATGGACTTCGCCAAAATCATGCCCGTGCTCTGGGAATCCTTACCCTATATCCTGGGCGGGATCACCTGGACCCTAACCCTTGTCTTCGGGGCCATGCTCCTCGGCCTGTGCCTTGGTATCCCCCTGGCCGTGGGTCAAGTGTACGGGTCAAAAACCATCCGTCGTCTGGCGGGTCTCTACGTCTGGCTGTTTCGCGGGGTGCCCATCCTGGTCCAGCTCTACCTGTTCTACTTCGGCATCCTGGCTTACCTGAGCCGGCTCCCCTTGCTATCCGGCCTGGGCTTGGACAGCGCCTTTCTGGCGGCCCTGGTGGTGCTCAGCCTGACCAGCGCTGCCTACCAATCCCAAATTTTTCGTGGCTCCATCCAGTCCTTGCCCGAAGGCCAGCTCAAGGCGGCCCGGGCCCTGGGCATGACCGACGGCCAGGCCATCCGGAGCATTGTCCTGCCGCAGGCCCTGCGGCTGTCCATCCCCGGCTGGTCCAATGAATACTCCATCCTGCTCAAGGACTCGGCCCTGGCCTTTGCCATCGGGGTGATGGAAATCATGTCCCGGACCCGAACCGTGGCCGCCCTGACCCATGAGCCGCTGCCCTTCGCCCTGGTGGCCGGAGTGCTCTTCTATATCCTGACCCACCTGGGCGTCCGAGCGCTGAAAACGCTGGAACGAAAGGTGCGGATCCCCGGTTACGCCCGGCAAGGAAGCATGTCATGA